ATTATATTAGGGTAACAAAAACATATGCCATATGATAAAGTTTCAAGAAATTAAAGTAGGAGACTATTTAATAGCCGATAACGACGGCGACAAAAACCACGGAGAAGTAGTAGATATCAACGGAGACGAAAAACAAATTTGTGTAGACAATGGTGTTCAGGAATTTTGGTACGAGCTGGAACAGTTAAGTGCTATTCCTTTAGATGAAGATCAGCTGCTAAAATTAAAATTTCACAAACAGGTAAACGACGACGGTTCTGTAAAATATTCCAAAGGGGCGTTCCGCATTTTAACTCCTGCTCAAAATGAGTTTTCTCATTTTGAGATTTGGTATAGAGACGAAAGAAGGCATATTACGCATCCAATAAATGTTCATAACCTGCAAAATCATTTTTACGAAATGACGAAGGTGCATTTGAACGATGAATCGTTCGATTAGCTTAATTAAAACAGCTAAAAAACTTCACCCCCGATAAAAAATATCGGGGTTTTTTAGTGCAAAACTACCTTGATTCAGCGGCAAAGGAGAAAATCTCCTGCTTTTTTGTCCACAAAAGCCGGTTTTTCGCCTAAATATTCTTTATTTTTTGCAGAAATTTAATTATAACCCTTATCTTTGCGCTCCCAAAAATATATGGCTAAACAAGCATTAATCAAACAAGACGGAACAATTTTAGAGGCGTTGAGTAATGCTATGTTCAAAGTCAGGCTCGAAAACGGGCATGAAATTTTAGCTACTATATCGGGGAAAATGCGGATGCATTATATAAGGATCTTACCGGGAGATAAAGTGGGGGTGGAAATGAGTCCTTATGATTTAACAAGAGGCAGAATTATTTTCAGATATAAATAATAAAGATAAAAACTTAATAAAATGAAGGTTAGAGCTTCAATAAAAAAAAGAAGTGCTGAGTGCAAAATCGTGAGGAGAAAAGGGAAGTTGTATGTGATCAACAAAAAGAATCCTCGTTTTAAACAACGTCAGGGATAATCAATTTTTAATTATTAATTCTTAATTATAACTATGGCTCGTATTGCCGGTATAGATTTACCAAAAAATAAAAGAGGAGAAATCGGACTTACCTATATATATGGTATCGGACGTTCTACTGCTCAGTATATTTTAACGAAAGCAGGCATTGCTCTTGATAAAAAAGTAAACCAGTGGAATGATGAAGAGCAGACCGCTATTCGTAACATCATCAACAACGAGTTTAAAACAGAAGGTGCTTTACGTAGTGAAGTACAAATGAACATTAAACGTTTGTTGGATATTGCTTGTTACCGTGGCTTACGTCATCGTAAAGGATTGCCTCTTCGTGGTCAACGTACTCGTACAAACAGTCGTACACGTAAAGGAAAACGTAAGACAGTTGCAGGTAAAAAGAAAGTAGCAGCTAAGAAATAACAAATAATAAATTCCAAATAACAAATACGGTTACAAATTTTTAAGTTCAAAAATCGTAAATCGTACTTCGTAAACCGGAAATTATATAGGGCTTATATTTTGAACTGACACCGGATCGCTAAAGCCCGCAGGAGGTTAGGTTCAATCCCGACAAAATCGGGAAAATATTTTTAAAGATTACCTATTCAAGTAACATGGCAAAAGCACAAAACAACGCAAAAGCAGCCGCAAAAAAAAGAGTAGTAAAAGTAGATAGCTACGGCGATGCTCACATTGTGGCAAGTTTCAACAACATCATCGTTAGTTTAACTAACAAGCACGGACAAGTAATTTCCTGGTCAAGCGCCGGTAAAATGGGTTTTAAAGGAAGTAAGAAAAATACGCCTTATGCCGCTCAAATGGCAGCTTCAGATGCAGCTAAAGTAGCATTGGATGCAGGTTTGAAAAGAGTGGATGTATTGGTAAAAGGACCGGGTTCCGGTCGTGAAGGCGCTATCCGCTCCCTTTCACAATCAGGAATTGAAATAGTTTCAATTAAAGACGTAACTCCGTTACCACATAACGGCTGTCGTCCTCCTAAAAAGAGAAGAGTTTAATTTCTGCCTCCAATCGGAGTAACAGAACAACATATTGATAAGCCAGATTTATCATTTACAAAAAGGGTTCAACGATTAATTTTTTACGATTTTTCAACGATCATTGGACCGAATTCTAAAAAAATCGAAATGAAAATTAAATTATGGCACGGTACACAGGACCAAAAACAAAAATCTCCAGGATTTTTGGAGAACCTATTACAGGTAACGGTAAATGGTTAACTAAAAACAGTAACCCTCCCGGACAACACGGCGCTCAGCGCAAACGTAAAACTTTAGGCGAATACGCTTTACAGTTACGTGAAAAACAAAAAGCCAAATACACGTATGGCTTATTGGAAAAACAATTCCGCAAAACTTTTGATGAAGCTGCACGTCGTAAAGGCGTAACAGGTGAAAACCTGATCAAATTATTGGAAGCCCGCCTGGATAACACAGTTTTCCGCATGGGTATTGCTCCAAGTCGCCAGGCTGCACGCCAGTTGGTATCTCACAAACACATTACAGTTAACGGTGAAGTAGTAAACGTTCCTTCATTTTCTTTAAAACCGGGCGATGCTATCGGTTTGAAAAATAAGAGCGCTGCTAACGACACATTGATAAACAATATTCGTCCTAAAAACACAAAATTCAACTGGATAGATTTTAACCAGGCTGAATTAAAAGGTACGTTCATTGCTTATCCTGAAAGAGAAAGCGTTCCTGAAAATATCAAGGAACAACTGATTGTGGAATTGTACAGCAAGTAATCGTGAGACGTCAGAGGTGAGACGTGAAAGTTATAATATTTACGTTTTTCACGATTGACGATTCACATTTCACGAAGCTAAATAAAGTTGAAACTGTACAAGTGAGTGACACAAGAATGTTGAGGAGAGTACAAAAGTTGGAATCATAAATTAAAAAATAAAAATCAAAAATTTAATATGGCCATTTTAAATTTTGTAAAACCAGATAAAATTGTTCTTCAGAAAGCAACAGATTTTGAAGCACAATTTGAGTTTCGTCCGCTTGAACCGGGTTATGGTGTAACGATCGGTAATGCTTTGCGCAGAGTATTATTGAATTCTTTGGAAGGTTATGCTATCATCGGTATCAACATTGCCGGTGCAGACCACGAATTTGCTACTATAAAAGGCATTACAGAAGACGTTACTGAAATCATTTTGAACTTAAAGCAAGTTCGGTTCAAGAAAAAAGTTGATCATGAAGTTAGCACTGAAAAGATCACTATTTCTGTAAAAAATAAAACAGAATTTACTGCAGGAATGATCGGAGAAGCTTCTCCTTCATTTGAAGTAATGAATCCTGAATTAGTTATCTGTACTATGGATAACAGCTCTAAATTAGATATGGAGATCACGGTGAATAAAGGTCGCGGCTATGTACCTGCAGAAGAGAACAAAGAAAAAAGTTCTCACTTTGGATACATTGCTGTTGATGCAATTTATACGCCGATCAAAAACGTTAAATACAGTATAGAAAATACCCGTGTTGAACAACGTACGGATTTTGAAAAACTGATCATGGAAGTTATTACCGACGGTACTATTCATCCGGAAGAAGCAGTGAAACAAGCATCTCGTATTTTGATCCAGCACTTGATGATCATCACAGATGAGAACATCACTTTCGATACAAAAGAAGATAAGAAAGAAGATCTGGTTGATGAACAAACATTGCAATTACGCAAAATATTGAAAACACCATTGGAAGATCTAGACCTTTCAGTTCGTGCGTTTAACTGTTTGAAAGCTGCTAAGATCAATTCTTTGAGCGAATTGGTTCAATACGAACAGGAAGACTTGATGAAGTTCAGAAACTTTGGTCAAAAATCTTTGAGTGAAATTGAACAAGTGTTGAACGAAAGAGGCTTAGGCTTTGGAATGGATCTAAGCAAATTGAAATTAGACGACGAATAACCCCTCCACCCCTAAAGGGGAGCCGGAGTATTTATAACTTAAGTAACCTATAATTCCTGACACGGTATAGGCGAATCTAAAAAACAAATGTCATGCGTCACGGAGACAAACAAAACAATCTAAGCAGAACAGCTTCTCACAGAAGAGCGTTGTTAGCGAACCTGGCAAATCAATTAATTGCGTACAAACGTATCACCACTACGTTGGCAAAAGCAAAAGCATTGCGTACGTACATTGAGCCATTGATCACTAAAACGAAAAAGAACGATAGCAAAGAAGTTATCAGCCATAACCATCGTTTGGTGTTTAGTCATTTAAACGATAAAACTGCCGTAAAAGAATTGTTTACGGTAATTGCTCCTAAAGTTGCGGGTCGTCCTGGTGGATATACTCGTATCATTAAATTAGGCAAGCGTATTGGTGATAACGCTGAATTAGCAATGATCGAGTTGGTTGATTTCAACGAGATCTATGGTAAAGGAATCGTTGCTCCTGCTGCGGAAGAGCCTGCTAAAAAAACACGTCGTTCAGGTGGCAAGAAAAAAGCTGCTGTTGAGGAAGCTGAAGTGGTTGAATCAACCGATGCTCCTGCTGCTGAAGCAACAGAAGAAGCACCTGCTCCTAAAAAGACGAGAAAGAAAAAAACTGAAGAATAATTTAGATAAAACTCCGATAGCAATATCGGAGTTTTTTTTGCTTATGCCTTAAACAATTTCAAGCAAAGTAAATAAGTCGCTGAGAAAAACTTTGCTTGCTTTGCTCCTTGGCATCTTTGCGTGAAAAAGATCATGTGAAAAAATCACTAATAAAACGCACGGATTATTCTTAATTAAAAATTACTTTTGCACAACTTTTTTAAATACAACATGTCAGCATCCTCCACAAAAAATCAAGCAATATTATTATTACAAGACGGAACAGTATTTTATGGAACAGCCTTCGGTAAAATGGGAACTACTACCGGCGAAATATGCTTTAACACAGGCATGACGGGTTACCAGGAAGTATTTACCGATCCCAGCTATTACGGGCAAATATTGATCATGAATAATGTGCATGTCGGTAATTATGGAGTGAAAGAAACAGATGTTGAAAGCGACAGCGTAAAAGTAAAAGGTGTTATTGGAAGAAATTTAGAAGAACAATACAGCCGCTTTATGGCGGATAATTCTTTACAACAATATTTTGAGCAACAAAATGTAGTGGCTATTGATGATGTTGATACCAGGGCGCTGGTAGCACATATTCG
The Ferruginibacter albus DNA segment above includes these coding regions:
- the rplQ gene encoding 50S ribosomal protein L17, translated to MRHGDKQNNLSRTASHRRALLANLANQLIAYKRITTTLAKAKALRTYIEPLITKTKKNDSKEVISHNHRLVFSHLNDKTAVKELFTVIAPKVAGRPGGYTRIIKLGKRIGDNAELAMIELVDFNEIYGKGIVAPAAEEPAKKTRRSGGKKKAAVEEAEVVESTDAPAAEATEEAPAPKKTRKKKTEE
- the rpsM gene encoding 30S ribosomal protein S13; translation: MARIAGIDLPKNKRGEIGLTYIYGIGRSTAQYILTKAGIALDKKVNQWNDEEQTAIRNIINNEFKTEGALRSEVQMNIKRLLDIACYRGLRHRKGLPLRGQRTRTNSRTRKGKRKTVAGKKKVAAKK
- the rpsD gene encoding 30S ribosomal protein S4, which encodes MARYTGPKTKISRIFGEPITGNGKWLTKNSNPPGQHGAQRKRKTLGEYALQLREKQKAKYTYGLLEKQFRKTFDEAARRKGVTGENLIKLLEARLDNTVFRMGIAPSRQAARQLVSHKHITVNGEVVNVPSFSLKPGDAIGLKNKSAANDTLINNIRPKNTKFNWIDFNQAELKGTFIAYPERESVPENIKEQLIVELYSK
- a CDS encoding DNA-directed RNA polymerase subunit alpha translates to MAILNFVKPDKIVLQKATDFEAQFEFRPLEPGYGVTIGNALRRVLLNSLEGYAIIGINIAGADHEFATIKGITEDVTEIILNLKQVRFKKKVDHEVSTEKITISVKNKTEFTAGMIGEASPSFEVMNPELVICTMDNSSKLDMEITVNKGRGYVPAEENKEKSSHFGYIAVDAIYTPIKNVKYSIENTRVEQRTDFEKLIMEVITDGTIHPEEAVKQASRILIQHLMIITDENITFDTKEDKKEDLVDEQTLQLRKILKTPLEDLDLSVRAFNCLKAAKINSLSELVQYEQEDLMKFRNFGQKSLSEIEQVLNERGLGFGMDLSKLKLDDE
- the infA gene encoding translation initiation factor IF-1 gives rise to the protein MAKQALIKQDGTILEALSNAMFKVRLENGHEILATISGKMRMHYIRILPGDKVGVEMSPYDLTRGRIIFRYK
- the ykgO gene encoding type B 50S ribosomal protein L36, with amino-acid sequence MKVRASIKKRSAECKIVRRKGKLYVINKKNPRFKQRQG
- the rpsK gene encoding 30S ribosomal protein S11 is translated as MAKAQNNAKAAAKKRVVKVDSYGDAHIVASFNNIIVSLTNKHGQVISWSSAGKMGFKGSKKNTPYAAQMAASDAAKVALDAGLKRVDVLVKGPGSGREGAIRSLSQSGIEIVSIKDVTPLPHNGCRPPKKRRV